The Puniceicoccales bacterium genome segment TTTATTTAGGACACCGTTCGAGATTGGTAAAAATCGATGTCCATTGCCGGCTATTAGGATTAGCCAGGCCAGTGTTTTTATTGCTTTGATATCTTTTGCCCTGTACACTTTTCTAGGACATTTATCTTTTAAGCTGCATGAAAGTGTATTTCATGTCGAAGTCGACGAGATGACGAAGCGCTTGGTTTGTGGAACCGTTACCTATATCTGTGTGTTGGCTTTAGTTATTTTTATAATAAAAAAAGAATCTCTTACAGAATTTCTGATCCAGGATTTTGACCATTTGACCAATAAAATCTTCTCGGCCATTGGCTGTGGTCTGGTTGGTTTTTTTGTGATGGCGCCTCTGGTTGTTATTAGTATGAAGTTGACGACGCTCTTGATAGAGTCTGTAACCCACCGGAGTATTGCCCAGGAGATTGGTTCGCAGTATCTTGTTCGTCACTATTCCGATATTAATTCGATTTTCAAAAAATGTCTATCCTGGATAAATCTAATCCTATTGGCTCCAATGGTCGAAGAAATTGTTTTTAGGTTTTTGTTATATAGATTTCTTAGATGGCGAATGGTTCCCTGGGCGGCAATGCTCATCAGCTCGATGGTATTTTCCTCCATGCATGATGGCCCACGAGCCCTGTTTCCTTTGTTTATAATGGGCCTATCATTGGTGTTTATTTATGATCGTTTTGGGAATATACTTGTGCCGATGGTAACCCATGCGCTCTTTAACGCGTTTAGCATAATTTTCCTAATCCCTAGTATAACCACAGATAATTTTAACGGTATTTAGCTATGGATGTTATTAATAGGTTTCTTTCTGGCTATGAATCCAATTCCATTGAGGAAACTATCGAAGCTGGCAGGATTTTTGGAAGTATTATTGCAGAGAATTCGGTGGTTTCTATGCGTGGCGATCTCGGCGCAGGCAAGACCACATTTGTGAAAGGTATAGCTGAGTTTTTCGATATCAGTGATAATATTACCAGCCCAACTTTTAACATATTTTCACTTTATTCTGGGCGGATCAATCTATTACATGTGGATGCCTATCGACTGAATGATCCAAAAGAAGCCGAAGATATTGCTTTGGAAGATTTTTTAATACCTCCATTCCTGATGTTGGTTGAATGGCCAGAGAACCTTGGTCTATTGAATGATTGTGATTATCTGCTGAATTTTTCCCTAGGTCCTGATTGTCACAGGACAATAACCTTAGAAATTGACGAAACGTCATTACAATGTAGCATAAACTAATGGATAGGGATTTTTTCAGAAAATATTTTTGGAATGAACAACTCGGAATTGGTGTGGACCTAGGCCGTATTCGAAATTATTCAAGTACCTACACGGATCTAGAACAGAAGATAACCAAGGCTTTTAATGCCATGGCTGCACTGGAAAGCGGTGGTATTGCCAACCCGAGTGAGAACCGGATGGTTGGCCATTATTGGCTTAGGAATCCTGGGCTGGCTCCGACCGTGGAGATAAAATCCGAAATAGAAAATAGCATTACCCAGATCGAAAGGTTTGCCCAGGCTGTGCATAAGGGTGATATTGTTGGCCAGGATGGTCGTTTTGAAAACATTTTATGTCTTGGAATCGGCGGTTCTGCGCTTGGCCCAAGATTGATTTCCTCGGCCCTTACGGAGCCAATAAAGGATAAAATGAAGCTGTATTTCATTGATAATACCGATCCGGATGGCATCGATTATGTGGCAAAGGTTTTAGATGGAAAACTGGGAAAAACCCTGGTGATTGTGATGTCAAAGTCTGGTGGTACTCAGGAGACGAAAAATGCGATGCTTGAAGTCGAGCATCTGTATTACAATCATAAGATTACGTTTTCAAGACAGGCCGTTGCCGTGACCTGCAAGGATAGTAAATTGGACAGGCAATCCAGGGCAGATGGCTGGCTAAGTCGCTTCCCCATGTGGGACTGGGTTGGTGGTCGGACCAGCGTTACGTCGGTGGTTGGTCTACTGCCGGCGGCGTTGCAAGGTCTCGATTTTAAGAAATTTTTGGCCGGTGCCCGGGATATGGATTCGCTTACCCGTCGGCCTGGTCCGGATAATCTGGCAATGGTTTTAGCCGTGGCCTGGTATTCGGCTTCCCAGGGCCAGGGTAAAAAAGACATGGTGGTGATTCCCTATAAGGACAGGCTATCATTGTTTACTTCCTATTTACAACAATTGATAATGGAGTCACTTGGTAAGCGTAACGATATTAATGGACTGGAGGTACATCAAGGGATTTCCGTCTATGGAAATAAAGGATCAACGGATCAGCATGCCTATGTGCAACAGTTGAGAGACGGTCTGGATAATTTTTTCGTTACATTCATCGAGGTACTGAAAAGCAGGGTTGGCGAGTCCATCGATATTGAACCCGGCGTTAAGACCGGTGATTATCTCGAAGGATTTTTACTTGGCACACGGCTTGCTCTGTCCGAATCTGGCCGCGAATCGATTACGCTGACAATCCGCGAAGTGAATGCCTATTATATGGGTATTTTGATTGCTTTATATGAGCGTGCCGTAGGGTTTTATGCGTCGCTGATCGATGTAAATGCCTATGACCAACCAGGTGTCGAAGCCGGAAAGAAAGCGGCAAATGAGGTGTTACATACTCAACAATTGCTGTTGGAATCCCTGTCATCAAAACCTACTCCCATGACATCCGAGGAGATTGCAAAGGCCATTGATGCTGATAATGAATTGGTGTTTAAATTACTAGAATACTTGGCTGCCAATGACCGTGTGGTCCGTGAATCCACCGGCGATATCCGTAGCATAAAATATATGGCAAAAGTTGGTAATTAGCCTTGACATTATCGCTGGTGATCTAATCTTAAAAGCGATTTGGAGGTTAAATAGGTGTCAGTTCGTATTATTTTGCGTAAAGGTGAAACGGTGGTGAATGCACTGAGGCGTTTGAAAAGATGGCTCGATGTTGAAAATGTTTTCGCAGATGTGCGTGGAAGACGTTATTATGTGAAGCCTTCGGAAAAAAATAGGAAGAAAAAGAAAGATGCCATATTCAACAACAAGGTGAGGATGCGTCGCGAGGACGGTTATGAAAGTCCCTATGGCAAGAATATCAAGAAGAAAAAAGTTGCCAGGTCTGGCAATACATTGCGGATGCGGCGTGAAAATACCTATGGCACTTGATGGCTGGTTCTTTAAGATCGAACTTTTAAATTTGTTGTAATAGGCGCTGTAATCTGTATAATCAGCATTGTTAGGATGCGGATATTGGTGACAGGTGGCGCTGGATTTTTAGGAAGATGTTGTGCAAAAAGATTATCGTCCGTTGGCAATCAAGTCGTTGTTGTTGATAACTTTAGCAATTGCAATCGCGGTTTTATCGACGCCAATGTAAGGGTTTACGAAGGAGATTGCGGTAATATAGCGTTTATACGGTCGATTTTGAAAAATGATGGCATCGATTGCGTTATACATTTGGCTGATTATAACGATGTTAGTGAATCTAACCAGTTGCCACTGAAGTACTATATGAACAACCTTGTGTGTACAATGTTTTTGCTTCAGGCCGTTGTGAATGAAAATGTAAAAAAATTTATCTTTGCTTCCTCGGCCCAGGTCTATGGAAACGCCAGTGATCACCTTATTACCGAAGATACTGCTGCGGAGCCAATCAGTGTATATGGTGAGACTAAGTTGTTTTGCGAGAAGATGTTACGCGCGATTGCCCAGCAAAATAATATCAATTACGCAATATTTCGGCATTTTGATGTGGCTGGATCCTATTGTACCCGTGACCTGGCTCCTGTTAAAAATGGCCAGGATTTTAAAATATTTGGGACGGACTACAATACAGTTGACGGCACCAAGGAACGGGATTATATCCATGTGGACGACGCCGTTGAGCCCTATGCATTGGTCCTGCCGCTTCTGTCAACTTATAGATTTGCAAGTATTTATAATCTGAGCACCGGTCGATCCACATCGATGAAAGATCTGGTAGACATTACGACCAGAGCCGTTGGATTTGAGGTGAAGGTGCTTGAAAATGCCAAAAATGTTCTCGAGCCGGCCCGGTTGGTTTCTGAACCAAGAAAGGCCCAGAAAGAACTCGGTTGGCACTTGAACCACAACAACATAGACGCTATTGTCCGATCAGTGTTTGAGGCTGGAAAATAAAATACATGGTACTGGTTGGTGCTAGGGTTAGTTCCACCGATTGCTTGTATTTATGTGAGCCGATGGCGACGGTTTCGCTGAAGCCAAGATTGCCCACGTTGGTTCCTCCAAAGATGGATGAGTCGGTGTTCAGTATCTCCAGCCATCGGCCATTTTTTGGTACGCCTATTCTGTAACCTGTTCGTGTAACAGGAGTTAGATTGCAGACAACCAGCATGAATTCGTCAACGGTGCCCTTTCTTAGGAAACTCAGCACGCTGTTGTTGTGATCGTCAACCACGAGCCACTCGAAGCCATGGCAGCTGAAATCGCCTTTGGCCAGAAATGGATAGTTTGTGTATATGGTATTTAGCGATTCTATCAATGCCTGAATTCCCGAATGGTCTTGGTATTGAAGCAAGTGCCAATCAAGGCTTTGGCGATAATTCCATTCGCTGGATTGGCCAAATTCGCAGCCCATGAATAGGCATTTTTTCCCTGGCCAGGCGAACATCAAACCATACAAAGATCGAAGATGATTGGCCTTTTCAGTCATGTTGTATCCGGGCATCTTGTGTATCATAGCTTTTTTGCCATGAACGACTTCGTCATGCGAAAACGCCAGTATGAAGTTTTCCGAGTATTGGTAGAGTATGCCAAATGTGAGCTCGTTATGGTGGTGCTTCCTAAAAATCGGATCTTTCGAAAAATAATTTATCGTGTCATGCATCCAGCCCATGTTCCACTTGAGATCAAAGCCCAGGCCATGAAATTCTGTTGGTCTGGTGACTCCACCAAAGGACGTGGATTCCTCAGCGATGCTGATTACTCCGGGGAAGTTGTTGTGAATCAAATTGTTAGTTTCCCGCAAAAATTCTATTGCGGCGATGTTTTCGTGGCCACCGTACCTGTTAGGGACCCATTCGCCAGGGTTACGTGAGTAGTCCAGGTATAGCATCGATGCCACGGCATCAACCCGTAGGCCATCTATGTGAAATTTATCCAGCCAGAATAACGCGCTGCCTGTCAAGAAGTTGCGAACTTCATGTCTTTCGTAATTGAAGATCAATGTGTCCCAATCCTGGTGGATTCCCTGCTTTGGGTCCGAGTGTTCATACAAACAGGTCCCGTCGAAATTTGCCAGCGCAAAGGAATCTTTTGGAAAATGGCCAGGCACCCAATCCATGATCACGCCAATGCCGTTTTGATGAAAATGGTCGACCAAAAACATAAAATCCTTCGGATTTCCATACCTACAGGTTGGGGCGAAAAAGCCAGTAACCTGGTAGCCCCAGGATCCAAGATAGGGATATTCTGTAATGGGCATGAGTTCTATGTGTGAGAAGCCCAATGACTTAACATAGGTGCATAGCTGTATGGCTATTTCACGATAGGTCAATGGCCTGTGGTTTTCCTCCAGAACCCGCTTCCAGGAATCCAGATGTACTTCATAGATCGAGATCTTATTTTTTTTGAAATCCGTTGCTGCTCGCAGGAAAAGCCATTCGCTATCATTCCATTTATAATCATAGAGTTGGGTAACTATCGAAGCATTGTTCGGTGGTGGTTCAAAAAAGTTTCCGTAGGGATCAGTCTTAAGCACTAGCGATCCATCCCGGCATAGTATTTCGTATTTGTACCTAAAATTTTCCAGGTTTGTTGGCAGAAAAATTTCCCATATGCCAGATAACCCGATTGGTCGCATAGGGTTATATCTTCCGTCCCAGTTATTGAAATCACCAACAATCGACACACGCCTGGCATTGGGAGCCCAGAGGGCGAAACTAGTACCAAGCACTCCCTGATGTGTAATCAGGTGAGCGCCAAGCTTTTCGTAAATTTTGTGGTGATTGCCTTCGTTAAATAGATGGGTATCGAGATCTGACAGAGTCGGTAGAAATGTATATGGGTCGAAGCATTCGTAGTACCTACCTTCTTTGGTGGTGATTTGCAGTTTATATCTGAATGGATTTTTAGTATTTTTTATAAATACCTCAAAAAATCCAGTTTCGTGAATTTTTTCCAGCTCCTGGGATTGACCGGAGTCAAGATTCAGCACTTGGCAACTTTGGGCGTTCTGTAAATAGGCACGAATTACCATGCCAGTGGACCCATCATTGCTGCTCACTTCATGGATGCCAAGCAGGTCGTGGGGTGCGGAATTTTTTGCAGCAACAAAAGACGCTAATTCATCCCTGCTTATGATCATGTGTAACAGTAAATAAAAAAATAGAGTATTGACCAGATAGTTTTTTTGATCTGGAAATAAAATTATCTCAAAATTCTTCATGCTTGCGTTTGCCATAGGATTTTTAGAAGAAATCCGTGCAGGTTGGTGAAAAGATTTTTGTGCCGGAACATGTTGCCATAGTTATGGATGGCAATGGTCGCTGGGCAAAAGCTCGTGGATTTGAACGTATCTATGGCCATTATAATGGAGTCAAAGCTGTCAAGTCTGTCATAAGGTCAGCTAGGAAATTTGGTGTAAAATTCCTAACCTTGTATGCATTTTCTACGGAAAATTGGTTGCGGTCAGAGGACGAGATACGCGGCCTTATGTCATTGTATGGCAGGGTAATGTTGAAATATTCCAGGTCATTGGTTAAACAGAATATACGGTTCGGAACCATAGGCGATTTGCCAGGGCTACCCCAGATACTTCGTGACAGGATAGATTGGCTGAAAAAATATACCGCCCATTGCAATGGCTTGCTATTAACGGTTGCGTTGAATTATGGAAGCCGTGACGAGCTGCTGAGGGCGATAAATAAAGCCAATCAGGCCGGTGTGAGAACTTTTTCAGACTGGAGTGAATTTGAGAAATATTTAGATACCAGCGGACTCCCGGACGTCGATTTATTGATCCGGACATCCGGCGAGCAGAGAATTAGCAATTTTTTATTATTGCAGTCTGCCTATGCCGAACTATATTTTCCAAAAAAATATTGGCCTGATTTTTCGGATGAGGATTTTTTTGAAGCAATTAGTGAGTTCCAGCACAGACAACGTAGATTTGGAAGGGTAATAGATGCTGAGTAGGTTTTTAAGCACCATAGGTTTGTGGTTTGTTGTTTTTGCAACTTTATATTTATTTGGAGTACAAGGTGGCTTTTTTCTGCTAATTTTGGCATCAATCCTGACCCAACTTGAACTATATGCACTATTAAAAAAGATGGAATATAATTCCCTCGGCTGGGTTGGATTAATAATCGGAGTAGTAATGCTTATTGTTCCTATCTTCCTATCCAGTCCCTATGATTGTTTCGAAGTAATGGTTTCATGCTTTGTTATTTCGATTGTACTGATATTGTCATATATAGTTGTGGTAGGAACACCGTCATCGATACTGGAAGTTTTTGTTCCAACGGTACTTGGAATAGTTTACGTGCCGCTGATGTTTTCGTTGCCTGTGGCGTTCATTCGTTATATAGAGTTTATCCATGGAAGCGGCAATCCGGCTTTATATATGATAGTTTGGATGGTTGCCGTGGCAAAATCCAGCGATATTGGCGGATTGGTCATTGGCTCTCTGATAGGCGGAAAAAAGATGTCTCCCTATTTTAGTCCTAACAAGACCGTCGGAGGACTGGTCGGTGCAATTCTGTTTGCTGTAACAATTGGTGCCACAGCTCAACTGGTTATGATGCGTAACCTTGGTGTGTTTTCGATGAAATGGGCGGTGATCATTTCCGCCGTGTTGTCCCTGGTTGCCGTGGTTGGTGATTTGATAGAATCTGCACTGAAAAGACTGGCCAATGTCAAGGATTCCGGGAAAATTATACCTGGTATAGGTGGAGTTTTCGATCTGACCGATAGTGTCGTTCTGTCATTGCCGGTTGGTATTATATTAGTTAAGTGGTTGGTATTGTGAGAGATAGCGGAAAGCTATTTGTAATTTCCACACCCATTGGCAATCTGTCCGATATTACTCTACGAGCCATCGATACATTGAAATCCTGTGACCTGGTTGCCTGTGAAGATACCCGCAACACAAAGATTCTGCTAGATCATTTTAATATATGCACGAAGCTTCTGAGTTACCATGAACACAATGAAATCACAAGAGCTGCCGAGATCGTTGCCAGGATCAAAACAGGTATGAGCATCGGCCTGGTCTGTGATGCCGGAACTCCAACCATTTCTGATCCGGGGTTCAGAGTGGTGCGTGAGTGCCGGAGAAATAGTATAGAAGTTATTCCAATTCCAGGAGTTAGCGCCTTCGTCGCCGCTTTATCCGTGGCCGGGTTGCCAACGAGTTCATTCCTATTTTCAGGGTTTCTTCCTACGAAAAGTGTCCAAAGGATCAAAGCCCTACATAAATACAAAGCCAGCGATATTACGATTATATTCTACGAATCTTGCCATAGAATTTCAAGGTCCCTGAATGATATGTTATGTGTCTATGGCCCCGGGAGAGTTATTTCTATCTCTAGGGAAATAACAAAATTACATGAATTTACATTTGTGGGCTGTATTTCTGAAGCGGTAGAACGATTTACTGGTGAACAGCGAGGTGAATTTGTTATTGTTGTTTCTTCGGAAGATTATAGCCTATAGCTCATTGTGCTAGGGTTAGATTTTTCTGATTTTTTAAAATACATTGAGGTTCATAGAGGACTATCGATCAACACCATAAATACCTATAAAATTTCTCTGGAGCAGTTTGTGAAGTTCCTGGGTAGAAATGGTGTTGTAAAGAAATGGAGCGATGTGCGCAATTCTCACCTAAGATCGTTCATCATCTATCTTATGGCTGAACATAGCCGTTCCTCGGTTCTCACACGTCTTTTCGCAGTGCGTGCCATGTTTAAATTTATGCAGACGAATGGTGTTATTCAGGACAACCCAACGGATAACCTGGTCCTGCCAAAAAAAGAAAAGTCTCTTCCGAAATTTTTGTCAAAGAGCGATGTGCTGATTTTGTTAGAAAAACCCCTTGCTATGCTGGCAAGTAAGAAAATTACCGAATTTTTGGCCTACCGGGACAGTCTAATTCTGGAACTGCTATATGGTGGAGGACTGCGTGTTAGCGAACTGGTTAACCTGAAGTACAATGACATAGATTTTGAACAAGGTGTGGCCCGGATCACCGGTAAGGGTAATAAGCAGAGGCTTTGTCCCCTGGGTCGCATGGCTATCAAAGCAATAGAACGCTTCCTGGCCAAGTTCCAAATAAATACCGTAGGTAACATTGTCCGCTCTACAACTAGCAATAAATTAACAATCAGGCAGGTACAGAACCGTCTAAAGTTTTACCTAGCCGCCTGTGGGCTTCCGGCAGATATATCGCCACACAAGATCAGACATAGCTATGCCACCCATCTGCTAAATAATGGGGCCGATTTGCGTATGGTGCAGGAACTGCTTGGTCATGAAAACCTTTCAACGACCCAGATCTATACCCATGTGGAGTTCGACAAGCTGAAGGATATCCATAAAAATGCCCATCCACGAAGCTAGGTCCTATTCATAGCGCTTCCAAAAGGTTGGAGCAAATATCAGTAGGGCTGCATATATTTCTACTCGGCCTATTATCATCACTGCACTGAGAAAAAATTTGCCCAGGTTGGAAATGGTCGCGTATCTGGCTGGCTGGCTTAGTTCTCCAAATTCGACGCCGGTATTAAAAAAATTTGACGTGATGATGGAAAATATGCCCTCCAGGCTGATTTGTCTCTCTAGGAATGAAAAGATGATCACCAAAATTGAAAGCAACGCAAAGCTTGTTACACAATAATTGAAAACGGAAACCTGGTCCTCGGGCTGTATTATCTTACCGTTGATGTAGGTTTGCCGTACGACTCTTGGGCGAAATATTTTTTCCATATGCTCTGTTATGCCCTTTAGCATTATCACCACCCTCGAAACCTTCAATCCGCCGGAAGTTGATCCAGCGCAACCGCCTATGAACATCGTTGTGATTAAAATTATCTGGGCTGCCGGCACCGATATGTGGTAGTCATGAGCCGAAAAACCGGTGGACGTCAACACCGAAGAGACTGTAAACAGGCTCTTCTGGATGGAATGGAAGCCATTGGCTGGGCCTCCATTGCCTAGCTGCACCAGAGTTAGCGCCACGCTGGCAAATCCTATGATCCCCAAATAGGCCTTCAATTCTGAGTTTTCGCGAATTTTTTCATACTTTCCGGTAAAAAGATGTGTCATTAATACGAAATTTATCCCACCAAGTGTCATGAAAATAGTCAAAATAATCTCTATATATACGGAATTAAAATACCCAATGCTTTCGCTGTGGGTACTAAAGCCACCGGTGGCCAGTGTGGTTAGGGAATGACATAGGCTGTCAAACCAGTCCATGCCAAATAATCTGAGCATTAGGATACATAATCCGGTCAATATCAAGTAGATACGTATTATGGTCAATACATTGTCGCGCAGATGTCCAAACTCAAATTCCTCCACCAGTGACACCGCATCGTTGGAGTATAAAAATTTAGTTCCTGGTCCAGAAAATGGCACCAATGCTATGAAAAATACAACTATTCCCAGTCCGCCAATCCATTGACTTACCGATCGCCATAGTAGTATGCATTTGGATAGAGCCTCCGGGTGAGAAAATATGGTCGATCCGGTGGAAGTTAGTCCGGCGGTGGATTCGAAAAACGAGTCGGCCAGGCTGCAATCATTTACAAATAGATAGGGTAGGGCACCGAAAAAGCAGGCTAGTAGCCAGGATAACCCTATGGTTGCCAAGGCTTCTCGGCGGAACATATGCTTCTTGTAGCCGATGGATGCAGCATAAAATGCGCCCGAGGCAAGGGATGTTATAAAGATCGACTTTGCCCAGCCGATGGCGTTCTTGCATCCAGAAAACCCATAGAAGCCAAGTAAAAAACATAGTAGAAATGTTATGGCTAAAATCAGCAAAACGCTGGACAATGTCCTGGCGATTATTTTGAGGTTCATCGAGGCCAATCAAATGCGAACCGTTGGATTGTTCAAGTAATAAATTTGATAGAAATTGCTTGAAAAATTATTCCATAGTGTAATCTATCCAGCCAGTTGGTGATGATTGCATCGCCGAGTGTTTTATATCATGTCAAAGGTAAGTTATTTAGATAAGAGTAGTGTGATTAGTGGCTATAAAACCCATGCGAGCGATACCGGTTCGAGTGAGGTCCAGGTTGCGTTGTTGACGGCTAGAATTAATCATCTGACAGAACATCTTAGAACCCATACCAAGGATTATCATACCCGTCGAGGTCTGATTGCAATGGCAAACCGTCGTAGAAAATTGCTTAATTACATAAAAAGGTCTAATTTTACCAAATATAACGAGATGCTTCAACGCCTTGGTCTACGTCATTAATTTACCGTTTACCGATCTCATCGAAATGAGGTAGGACCTGGGGCTGTTCTGTGGAGAAGCATGAGCAGGATGTTATCGTCGTTGGAGCTGGCCATGCCGGCTGTGAGGCCGCTCTTGCTGCAGCTCGATGTGGGGCAAAGGTTCTGCTGCTCACAGGCAATATGGATAACATTGCCCAGATGAGTTGTAATCCGGCCATAGGTGGCCAGGCAAAAGGTCAAATAGTGCGAGAAATTGATGCCCTTGGCGGTGCGATGGCTATCAATGCTGATTTGACGGCCTTACAGTTTAAACTTTTGAACAGATCGAAGGGTTCTGCGGTGCAATCACCCAGGGCCCAGTGCGATAAAAAGGCCTATCAGCTTAGGATGAAACACATCCTGGAGGCCGAAGAAAACCTTGGGCTGTTCCAGGCTATAGTTACTGAGCTAATCATAGACACAGATAAAAATGTTGTCATCGGAGTGCGTACAAACCTCGGAGTTGATTTCCATGGCAAGACGGTGATTCTTACCACCGGCACATTCCTGAATGGCCTCATGCATGTTGGCCGAAGCAAAATAGAGGGAGGACGGTTGGGAGATTTTTCTTCCAAGTCTCTGGCCGATAGTTTGGCAAGAAGTGGTATCTCCATTGGCCGCATGAAAACTGGTACGCCTCCACGGATACTTGGACGTTCGATAGATTTCTCCAAATGCGAGGAGCAGCCAACGGACCAGGACGCAGTCAGGTTCGGATTT includes the following:
- a CDS encoding tyrosine recombinase, with amino-acid sequence MLGLDFSDFLKYIEVHRGLSINTINTYKISLEQFVKFLGRNGVVKKWSDVRNSHLRSFIIYLMAEHSRSSVLTRLFAVRAMFKFMQTNGVIQDNPTDNLVLPKKEKSLPKFLSKSDVLILLEKPLAMLASKKITEFLAYRDSLILELLYGGGLRVSELVNLKYNDIDFEQGVARITGKGNKQRLCPLGRMAIKAIERFLAKFQINTVGNIVRSTTSNKLTIRQVQNRLKFYLAACGLPADISPHKIRHSYATHLLNNGADLRMVQELLGHENLSTTQIYTHVEFDKLKDIHKNAHPRS
- a CDS encoding TrkH family potassium uptake protein, yielding MNLKIIARTLSSVLLILAITFLLCFLLGFYGFSGCKNAIGWAKSIFITSLASGAFYAASIGYKKHMFRREALATIGLSWLLACFFGALPYLFVNDCSLADSFFESTAGLTSTGSTIFSHPEALSKCILLWRSVSQWIGGLGIVVFFIALVPFSGPGTKFLYSNDAVSLVEEFEFGHLRDNVLTIIRIYLILTGLCILMLRLFGMDWFDSLCHSLTTLATGGFSTHSESIGYFNSVYIEIILTIFMTLGGINFVLMTHLFTGKYEKIRENSELKAYLGIIGFASVALTLVQLGNGGPANGFHSIQKSLFTVSSVLTSTGFSAHDYHISVPAAQIILITTMFIGGCAGSTSGGLKVSRVVIMLKGITEHMEKIFRPRVVRQTYINGKIIQPEDQVSVFNYCVTSFALLSILVIIFSFLERQISLEGIFSIITSNFFNTGVEFGELSQPARYATISNLGKFFLSAVMIIGRVEIYAALLIFAPTFWKRYE
- the rpsO gene encoding 30S ribosomal protein S15, with the translated sequence MSKVSYLDKSSVISGYKTHASDTGSSEVQVALLTARINHLTEHLRTHTKDYHTRRGLIAMANRRRKLLNYIKRSNFTKYNEMLQRLGLRH